A window of the Sabethes cyaneus chromosome 1, idSabCyanKW18_F2, whole genome shotgun sequence genome harbors these coding sequences:
- the LOC128733046 gene encoding TGF-beta-activated kinase 1 and MAP3K7-binding protein 1-like, with amino-acid sequence MRSSTDSVEAAGSKTRPWTDDLEVCPFTAVGEATNQTYREDGSRFEAFKSRDRKCLCRVDETLLYAIYSGHNGVRVADFALQKMAADLLFGQLNGRATDEAVKDVIRQAFHSVEKGYFDSIDADVATKTDLQLQLSMDGLSQYQISQEFGNVLEKLDKLNVELSVGSSAALALVYQSKLYIGNIGNCRALLCKTDEYETLTVTQLSVDHNLYNEEEVLRLFRLGLEAQNFENCPLYSTKCIGNYMGKTGYKDCDFLSDASSEPVTFQPEIVGSIPITPACKFLVLMSSGLCRALHDLYSGDSSKGNRHLIQFIAEEFQSQSTLAGVAQSVVHRIVQLHHDAFMQKVEEGNKASFGNRDDITLLIRNFNYPLPNAFNNRKNSSRSLASATSASSTASSDATPTNHSYGTETDCSVMGTNVSVASSERSENDDFPELEKVMPYVDFSDYHRRVAEARKLGKLPPNIEFD; translated from the exons ATGCGATCGAGCACTGATTCGGTTGAAGCTGCCGGTAGCAAAACCCGTCCCTGGACAGATGATTTAGAAGTCTGCCCGTTCACTGCCGTCGGTGAAGCAACAAATCAGACATATCG TGAGGATGGCAGTCGCTTCGAAGCTTTCAAATCCAGGGACAGGAAGTGCCTATGTAGAGTGGACGAAAC TTTGCTTTACGCCATCTATTCCGGTCATAACGGAGTGCGAGTGGCCGACTTCGCTCTGCAGAAAATGGCTGCCGATCTTCTGTTTGGTCAGTTGAATGGTCGAGCGACGGACGAAGCTGTAAAGGACGTCATTCGGCAGGCTTTTCATTCCGTCGAAAAAGGCTACTTTGATTCGATCGATGCTGACGTGGCCACTAAAACGGACTTGCAGTTGCAGCTGTCCATGGATGGACTTAGTCAATACCAAATTTCGCAGGAGTTCGGTAATGTTTTGGAAAAATTAGATAAACTTAACGTGGAGTTGTCAGTTGGAAGTAGTGCCGCCTTGGCATTGGTATATCAGTCCAAGCTTTATATCGGAAACATTGGAAACTGTCGTGCCCTACTGTGTAAGACTGATGAGTACGAAACGCTAACCGTTACTCAACTGAGCGTAGATCATAATCTGTACAATGAAGAAGAGGTTCTGCGACTGTTTCGCTTAGGATTAGAGGCACAGAATTTCGAAAACTGTCCGCTTTATAGCACCAAGTGTATTGGAAATTATATGGGAAAAACTGGTTATAAAGATTGCGATTTTCTATCAGATGCCTCATCAGAACCAGTTACCTTTCAGCCGGAGATTGTCGGTTCGATTCCGATTACACCGGCCTGTAAATTTCTAGTCTTAATGTCCAGTGGCCTTTGTCGGGCTTTGCATGATCTCTACTCGGGTGACAGCAGCAAGGGAAATCGCCATCTCATTCAATTTATTGCAGAGGAATTTCAAAGCCAGTCAACGCTGGCAGGGGTAGCCCAATCGGTAGTGCATCGAATCGTTCAATTACATCATGACGCCTTTATGCAGAAGGTCGAGGAAGGTAACAAAGCATCTTTCGGAAATCGGGATGATATCACTTTGTTGATTCGTAACTTCAACTATCCGCTTCCGAATGCTTTCAATAATCGTAAAAACAGTAGCCGTTCGCTTGCATCGGCCACATCGGCTTCTTCGACTGCTAGTTCCGATGCGACACCAACCAACCATAGCTATGGTACCGAAACGGACTGTTCCGTAATGGGAACTAATGTGTCCGTTGCTAGTTCGGAAAG AAGCGAGAACGATGATTTCCCAGAGCTTGAGAAGGTAATGCCGTATGTTGATTTTTCGGACTACCACCGACGAGTTGCGGAGGCAAGAAAACTCGGAAAACTTCCACCAAACATCGAGTTCGATTGA
- the LOC128733045 gene encoding uncharacterized protein LOC128733045 — protein sequence MVLWIAMVKTTVVLLVLVIATNIRCMSVDQDATCSYVDRNNYLDPETAEPMIEEVFRGHITVLYSVAPPKPFLTRRIFKERDPIFYNNILYDEQIQLFHTLLDRFERNSFSQVQFILAATPSLHPDETDFDDFEDFLDNVTSIAASHNISVYPNPLNGNGTYAMFGLKEFQSYVLDRCSRIAYIIEPPWSLIQYSYVKAAVLSALYDRPCGDCDVDNFLNSSLPEKRLEEVQLCPSTEPTTAKMETTVPPMLETSSEKTVSETVIEDTDNDEIGSDIEPDVEISTEETDFLNQNFTEVNTYNSTEEEDPFANFTVTGPELSLPLKIIIPVIHIHFEQPKTNNTYDKYSYIIVQSDQPTLHYHESSVKENSTVPSQLREVSLENTAVNSTLRVVNVDWPMTQLREILNASKIYYDDQTSQVYRKINRYNTSGFDELEELFVSSQYAAWKRRAEQVKTEKRQLIRKHYERLIRWLSWQFDKS from the exons ATGGTGTTATGGATCGCAATGGTTAAAACTACGGTGGTACTATTAGTACTGGTGATTGCCACCAACATCCGGTGCATGTCAGTCGATCAGGATGCAACCTGTAGCTATGTAGACCGGAACAACTATCTGGACCCGGAGACAGCAGAACCAATGATAGAAGAGGTTTTCCGTGGCCACATTACAGTGCTGTACAGTGTGGCTCCTCCGAAACCGTTCCTAACACGCCGCATCTTCAAGGAACGGGATCCAATTTTTTACAACAACATTCTTTACGACGAGCAGATTCAGCT CTTCCACACGCTGCTGGACCGTTTCGAACGGAATAGTTTCAGCCAGGTGCAATTCATCCTGGCAGCAACGCCCAGTCTACATCCGGACGAGACCGATTTTGACGACTTCGAGGATTTTCTGGACAATGTGACGAGTATTGCAGCGAGCCACAACATCTCCGTTTACCCGAATCCATTGAATGGTAACGGTACCTACGCTATGTTCGGTCTGAAGGAATTTCAATCCTACGTGCTGGACCGTTGCTCGCGGATTGCCTACATTATTGAACCACCATGGAGCTTGATCCAGTACTCATACGTGAAGGCAGCGGTTCTCTCAGCTCTGTATGACCGACCCTGCGGTGATTGTGAC GTCGACAATTTTCTAAACTCATCATTACCAGAGAAGAGACTGGAAGAAGTGCAGCTATGTCCTTCGACTGAACCAACAACTGCGAAAATGGAAACGACGGTACCTCCAATGTTGGAAACAAGTTCCGAGAAAACCGTTTCTGAGACCGTCATCGAAGATACCGATAATGACGAAATAGGAAGCGATATAGAACCTGATGTTGAAATTAGCACTGAAGAAACGGACTTTTTGAATCAGAACTTTACTGAGGTTAATACGTACAACAGCACCGAAGAGGAAGATCCTTTTGCCAATTTCACCGTAACCGGGCCAGAACTATCCCTTCCATTAAAAATTATCATTCCGGTTATCCACATCCATTTCGAACAACCGAAGACCAACAACACCTACGACAAATACTCTTACATTATTGTTCAAAGTGACCAGCCAACACTGCATTATCATGAAAGCAGCGTTAAAGAGAATTCGACGGTCCCGTCTCAGTTGCGTGAAGTTTCATTGGAAAATACCGCTGTCAACAGCACTCTGCGTGTCGTAAATGTCGACTGGCCAATGACGCAGTTGCGAGAGATACTAAACGCGTCTAAAATCTACTATGACGACCAAACTTCGCAAGTATACCGCAAAATAAACCGATACAACACCTCCGGTTTCGACGAGCTGGAAGAACTCTTTGTGAGTAGTCAGTATGCCGCTTGGAAACGGCGAGCCGAACAGGTCAAAACCGAGAAGCGCCAGTTGATTCGAAAGCATTACGAACGACTGATACGATGGCTTAGCTGGCAATTCGACAAATCTTGA
- the LOC128733053 gene encoding zinc transporter ZIP13 homolog yields the protein MNMSAAFVDETFVYLYREVMDNYMPAYFKQMEYTPWIFSLIGSALIGLSGILPLVVIPVGDKDSKDFKDPAESKTLKVLLSFAVGGLLGDVFLHLLPEAWSSDANGSDEHPSMRSGLWVLGGVLIFTIVEKIFSGYTNADENNPQPKCIEIATCLLRTTGGKLPEGFVGSCGQTGSCDIEDVPNGCFLAGKAEEQKESGKKVAGYLNLLANSIDNFTHGLAVAGSFLVSFRHGVLATFAILLHEIPHEVGDFAILLRSGFSRWDAAKAQLLTAGAGLMGALVAIGGSGATTAMEARTSWIMPFTAGGFLHIALVTVLPDLLSETEPRESVKQFAALLLGIGLMGIMTVYLEH from the exons ATGAACATGTCGGCCGCCTTCGTTGACGAAACATTCGTCTATCTCTACAGGGAAGTGATGGATAACTATATGCCAGCGTACTTTAAGCAAATGGAGTACACCCCGTGGATATTTTCACTGATCGGATCGGCACTGATTGGATTAAGTGGGATTCTGCCACTGGTGGTAATACCCGTAGGCGATAAGGATAGCAAGGACTTCAAAGATC CTGCCGAATCGAAAACACTCAAAGTTCTGCTTAGTTTTGCTGTCGGTGGCCTGCTTGGAGACGTATTTTTGCACCTGTTACCGGAAGCGTGGAGCAGTGATGCCAATGGTTCTGACGAACACCCGTCGATGCGCAGCGGCCTTTGGGTGCTAGGTGGTGTTTTGATTTTTACAATAGTAGAGAAAATTTTCTCCGGCTACACGAATGCTGACGAAAACAACCCACAACCGAAGTGCATCGAGATTGCAACCTGCTTGTTGCGAACTACCGGCGGTAAATTACCCGAGGGTTTCGTTGGAAGCTGTGGGCAAACCGGGTCTTGCGATATTGAAGATGTGCCAAACGGATGCTTCCTGGCAGGGAAAGCCGAAGAACAAAAGGAATCCGGCAAGAAAGTGGCCGGCTACTTGAATCTGCTAGCAAATTCAATCGATAACTTTACTCATGGTTTGGCGGTTGCAGGATCATTTCTAGTTTCGTTTCGTCACGGCGTTCTAGCGACGTTTGCTATTTTGC TTCATGAAATTCCTCATGAAGTGGGAGATTTTGCTATCCTTCTGCGATCAGGTTTCAGTCGTTGGGACGCAGCGAAGGCTCAACTATTGACGGCTGGTGCCGGATTGATGGGTGCACTGGTCGCCATTGGTGGCAGTGGGGCTACAACTGCGATGGAAGCACGAACATCTTGGATAATGCCGTTCACTGCTGGTGGTTTTCTGCACATTGCCTTGGTTACAGTACTGCCAGATTTACTAAGCGAAACCGAACCACGGGAATCTGTGAAACAATTTGCCGCGCTGCTGCTGGGCATTGGACTGATGGGCATAATGACAGTGTATCTGGAACACTAA